One Rosa chinensis cultivar Old Blush chromosome 5, RchiOBHm-V2, whole genome shotgun sequence genomic region harbors:
- the LOC112167358 gene encoding putative DNA glycosylase At3g47830, protein MFQLQQDDFPVDTHVFEIAKAMAWVPVGADRNKTYLHLNQWIPDELKFDLNCLLYTHGKLYRKCIKKGGSTGKQQEKEYKDINSNFMYAICNEVV, encoded by the exons ATGTTCCAACTTCAGCAAGATGATTTTCCTGTGGACACCCAT GTGTTTGAGATTGCAAAGGCTATGGCTTGGGTTCCAGTTGGAGCAGACAGGAATAAGACATATCTTCATCTTAACCAATGGATACCAGATGAACTTAAATTTGATCTGAACTGCCTTCTATATACACATGGTAAGCTCTACCGCAAGTGCATCAAGAAAGGAGGTAGCACTGGTAAGCAGCAAGAAAAGGAATACAAGGATATCAATTCCAATTTCATGTATGCAATCTGCAATGAAGTCGTGTAA